ATGGTATCTTAACACCATTCAGGACCACCCCCCTTACCGAACCCGAAACGTTCATTCAAACGAGACCCATGCCTCTGTTCTTTAAAACACGCACAACCGATCCTGCTCCGGCTGTTGGTAATGAGCACGATCCGGATGCCGGCCTCGCCATTGAGGCCCACGGCCTGGAGAAAAAGTTCGGCGCCACACTCGCCGTTGACGGAGTCGACCTGCGGGTTCCCCGGGGGATGGTGTACGGCTTTCTCGGTCCGAACGGCGCCGGCAAGACCACGACCATTCGCATGCTGGCCACCCTGCTCCCGCCGGATGGCGGCACTGCCCGTGTCTTCGGGCACGATATCGTCAAGGATGCCGGCCTTGTGCGTGAAAAAATCAGCCTTACCGGACAGTTTGCCTCTGTGGATGGCGACCTGACCGGCACCGAAAACCTGAAGCTCATCGCACGACTGCTTGGATTCAGTCGCAGGGAAGCCACCCGTCGCGCCGCCGAATTGCTGGATGTGTTTGACCTGACGGATGCCGCCGGAAAGCAGGTGAAAAAGTATTCGGGTGGAATGCGTCGACGGATCGATATAGCCGCCAGTATCGTCTGTGTACCGGATTTGCTTTTCCTGGATGAGCCCACCACCGGACTCGATCCCCGAAGCCGGAACCAGGTCTGGGAAATCGTCCGCCTGCTGGTGAAAAACGGCACCACGGTTCTGCTTACCACCCAGCATCTGGACGAAGCGGATCAGCTTGCAGACCGTATCGCGGTTATCGACAAGGGAAAAATCATTGCGGAAGGCACCGCTCACGAGCTTAAAGCCTCCGTTGGCTCAGGCAGCCTCCACGTTCGGCTACTGAATGCGGGGCAGCGTCCGATGGCCGAACGTATTTTGGCCGATCACCTGAAAACCGAAATACGGACCGAGCCCGATCCCGCCGCACTTTCCGCCAGGGTAACGGACAACGGCCGGGTCGCCGCCGCGCTCGGGGAGCTGGCCGGGGCACAGATCGGCATCGCCGATTTCTCACTGGGGCAGCCCAGCCTGGACGAAGTGTTTTTAAAACTTACCGGCGCA
The Balneolales bacterium ANBcel1 DNA segment above includes these coding regions:
- a CDS encoding ATP-binding cassette domain-containing protein → MPLFFKTRTTDPAPAVGNEHDPDAGLAIEAHGLEKKFGATLAVDGVDLRVPRGMVYGFLGPNGAGKTTTIRMLATLLPPDGGTARVFGHDIVKDAGLVREKISLTGQFASVDGDLTGTENLKLIARLLGFSRREATRRAAELLDVFDLTDAAGKQVKKYSGGMRRRIDIAASIVCVPDLLFLDEPTTGLDPRSRNQVWEIVRLLVKNGTTVLLTTQHLDEADQLADRIAVIDKGKIIAEGTAHELKASVGSGSLHVRLLNAGQRPMAERILADHLKTEIRTEPDPAALSARVTDNGRVAAALGELAGAQIGIADFSLGQPSLDEVFLKLTGAPAQHEHNDTSHA